One Porphyromonas pogonae genomic region harbors:
- a CDS encoding DUF3872 domain-containing protein, with product MNILNNRNKRTNIFKVVALCLIAAVSFTIVSCDDDMDIQQSYPFTVEVMPVPNKVTKGQTVEIRCELKKEGDFANTLYTIRYFQFEGEGKLKMDNGITFLPNDRYLLENEKFRLYYTAEGEEAHNFIVVVEDNFGNSFELEFDFNNRNAKDDGLTIVPIGNFSPLLK from the coding sequence ATGAACATACTGAACAACAGAAACAAGAGAACAAATATCTTTAAGGTGGTGGCGTTATGCCTGATAGCCGCTGTGTCATTCACCATCGTGTCGTGCGATGACGACATGGACATCCAGCAGTCCTATCCCTTCACGGTGGAGGTCATGCCCGTGCCGAACAAGGTGACGAAGGGGCAGACGGTGGAAATCCGCTGTGAGCTGAAAAAGGAGGGCGACTTCGCTAACACGCTTTACACCATCCGCTATTTTCAGTTTGAGGGAGAAGGAAAGTTGAAAATGGATAACGGCATCACCTTCCTGCCTAACGACCGCTACCTGCTGGAGAACGAAAAGTTCCGCCTGTACTACACGGCGGAGGGCGAAGAGGCGCACAACTTTATTGTGGTGGTGGAGGACAACTTCGGCAACTCTTTCGAGTTGGAATTTGACTTCAACAACCGGAATGCAAAGGATGACGGTTTGACCATCGTTCCCATCGGCAACTTCAGCCCCTTGCTAAAATGA
- a CDS encoding glycoside hydrolase family protein translates to MMRVFMTMLCSLLTVCFVSAQISRQEGTDGQAAIYRLSLFERAVRCTKYFEGWHSEKHHPYVGWGHKILPGERYSARTMTKRQADALLRKDLRKFCAMFRQFGKDSLLLATLAYNVGPYRLLGSKTIPKSTLIKKLEAGDRNIYREYVAFCNYKGKRHAMLLKRRKAEFALLYIP, encoded by the coding sequence ATGATGCGTGTATTCATGACAATGCTCTGTTCGCTTCTGACGGTCTGTTTTGTGTCCGCACAGATCAGCCGCCAAGAGGGAACGGACGGGCAGGCGGCAATCTACCGGCTGTCTCTATTCGAGAGGGCGGTACGATGCACGAAGTATTTTGAGGGATGGCACTCGGAAAAGCACCACCCATACGTGGGTTGGGGTCACAAGATTTTGCCGGGCGAAAGGTACTCGGCACGAACCATGACGAAGCGGCAGGCGGACGCGCTCCTGCGGAAAGACCTGCGGAAGTTCTGCGCGATGTTCCGGCAGTTCGGGAAGGATAGTCTTTTACTTGCCACGCTTGCTTACAACGTGGGTCCATACCGGCTTTTGGGTAGCAAGACAATCCCTAAAAGCACCTTGATAAAGAAGCTGGAGGCTGGCGACAGGAACATCTACCGGGAGTATGTAGCCTTCTGCAACTACAAAGGAAAACGCCACGCCATGCTGCTCAAACGGAGAAAGGCGGAGTTTGCACTGCTGTATATCCCGTGA
- a CDS encoding DUF7688 family protein codes for METIRQDGKIILHGNDGISIKMIFKNLTGKNFQGREYADYIRHIAIGSMGFTPGSIEFCRDGDVIDTGTIPNV; via the coding sequence ATGGAAACAATCAGGCAGGACGGAAAAATCATCTTGCACGGCAACGACGGCATAAGCATAAAGATGATTTTCAAAAACCTTACGGGAAAGAATTTTCAAGGTAGGGAGTATGCGGACTATATCCGTCACATCGCAATCGGGAGCATGGGATTTACACCCGGAAGCATCGAATTTTGCAGGGATGGTGACGTGATAGATACGGGTACAATCCCGAATGTATGA
- a CDS encoding DUF6956 domain-containing protein — protein sequence MNTTYQTLIVKFSEPITALDGIFDDAQAWGTDTLKGWIDDYESTRFTATDSHTAVITSEYNMECVKEWLQRQTPIAEMREF from the coding sequence ATGAACACGACCTATCAAACGCTGATAGTCAAATTCAGCGAACCTATCACGGCATTGGACGGTATCTTTGACGATGCCCAAGCGTGGGGAACTGACACCCTCAAAGGGTGGATAGATGATTACGAAAGCACACGTTTCACCGCCACCGACAGCCATACGGCAGTCATCACGAGCGAGTATAATATGGAATGTGTGAAAGAGTGGCTGCAACGGCAGACACCCATTGCCGAGATGCGAGAATTTTGA
- a CDS encoding DUF3873 domain-containing protein: MATRMTINGVSTCTEAGTEKYERFQSGIGRRRRTLVQYDYRHTDGELFACVKTTLDECRTARDKWLNAKQGKEGNR, encoded by the coding sequence ATGGCAACACGAATGACCATCAACGGAGTAAGTACCTGCACGGAAGCAGGTACGGAGAAATACGAGCGTTTCCAATCGGGTATCGGCAGACGCAGGCGGACACTTGTGCAATACGACTACCGCCACACGGACGGAGAATTGTTCGCTTGTGTAAAAACCACATTGGACGAGTGCCGAACCGCAAGGGACAAGTGGCTGAACGCAAAGCAGGGAAAGGAGGGCAACCGATGA
- a CDS encoding PcfJ domain-containing protein, giving the protein MKPKTKIQKEVARLSANLRPISTTQIEWAYRHCIEHIGYRTKKGNITCSDCGHEWHSDSVLCDTLEGCTCPKCHAELKVQDTRKRIYKETQYFSVITTCKGYQVIRVAQVRCESRKGEPMHFYCHEVVQRWISPDGKVTDMALLRGFTFCYCDVWALCSAMEIRPHNSLYDDVVARSCAYPKMRVLPQLRRNGFKGDFHGISPVRLFKALLSDPRIETLMKGGEIEVMKHFLFNARTADECWASYLIAKRHKYLIDNFSMWCDYLRMLNKLGQDLRNPKNICPEDFMAAHDNATRKIETIHEKERAEQRRRWEIERREREQQRQLQREKDAEDFIANKSKFFGLVITDEEIIIKVLESIDEYYSEGKAQNICVFGSEYYKKADTLILSARIGGEIIETVEVDLRTLKVVQCHGKYNQDTEYHERIIDLVNKNANLIRERMKVA; this is encoded by the coding sequence ATGAAACCGAAGACCAAGATACAGAAAGAGGTGGCAAGACTTTCAGCCAACCTCCGCCCCATATCAACGACACAAATTGAATGGGCATACCGCCACTGCATTGAACATATAGGCTACCGCACCAAGAAAGGGAACATCACCTGCTCCGACTGCGGTCACGAGTGGCACAGCGACAGCGTACTGTGCGACACCCTTGAAGGTTGCACCTGCCCCAAATGCCATGCCGAACTCAAAGTGCAGGACACACGCAAACGTATCTACAAGGAAACGCAGTATTTCAGCGTGATAACCACCTGCAAAGGCTATCAGGTAATCCGTGTGGCGCAGGTCAGATGCGAGAGCAGGAAAGGCGAGCCGATGCACTTCTATTGCCACGAGGTTGTGCAGCGTTGGATTTCACCCGACGGTAAGGTTACGGACATGGCGTTGCTCCGTGGCTTCACATTCTGTTACTGCGATGTATGGGCATTGTGCAGCGCGATGGAGATAAGACCGCACAACAGCCTATACGATGATGTTGTGGCAAGAAGCTGTGCATATCCCAAAATGAGGGTATTACCCCAACTCAGACGCAACGGCTTCAAGGGCGATTTCCACGGCATTTCCCCCGTGCGTCTTTTCAAAGCCTTGCTTTCAGACCCAAGAATTGAAACCCTTATGAAAGGCGGTGAGATTGAGGTTATGAAACACTTTCTTTTCAATGCCCGTACTGCCGATGAATGCTGGGCATCATATCTGATTGCCAAGCGTCACAAGTATCTGATAGACAACTTCTCCATGTGGTGCGACTATCTGCGTATGCTCAACAAACTCGGTCAAGACCTCCGCAACCCGAAGAACATCTGCCCCGAAGATTTCATGGCGGCACACGACAACGCAACCCGAAAGATTGAAACCATACACGAGAAGGAACGAGCCGAGCAACGCCGCCGCTGGGAGATTGAAAGGCGTGAGCGTGAGCAACAGCGGCAACTGCAAAGGGAAAAAGATGCGGAGGATTTCATCGCCAACAAATCCAAATTCTTCGGATTGGTAATCACGGACGAGGAAATAATCATCAAGGTGCTTGAAAGTATAGACGAGTATTACAGCGAGGGCAAGGCACAGAACATCTGCGTGTTCGGCAGTGAATACTACAAGAAAGCCGACACCCTCATACTCTCGGCAAGGATTGGCGGTGAGATAATTGAAACCGTAGAGGTGGATTTGCGGACACTCAAGGTGGTGCAGTGCCACGGCAAGTACAACCAAGACACCGAATACCACGAGCGCATCATAGACCTTGTGAATAAGAACGCCAACCTTATCCGTGAGCGGATGAAAGTGGCATAG
- a CDS encoding PcfK-like family protein — protein MKGTDHFKRTIQMYLEQRAEEDTLFAKKYRNPAKNIDECVTHILNYVQKSGCSGFTDGEIFGQVIHYYEENEIEVGKPMNCQVVVNHVVELTEEEKAEARQNAVRRYQEEELRKLQNRNRPSARKETHPQPSLFDLGL, from the coding sequence ATGAAAGGAACAGACCATTTCAAAAGAACGATACAAATGTATCTGGAACAGCGGGCGGAGGAAGATACGCTCTTTGCGAAGAAGTACCGCAACCCTGCCAAAAACATAGACGAGTGTGTGACCCACATTCTGAACTATGTGCAGAAAAGCGGTTGCAGCGGCTTCACGGACGGAGAGATATTCGGGCAAGTCATCCACTACTATGAGGAAAACGAGATAGAGGTGGGCAAACCTATGAACTGCCAAGTGGTGGTGAACCATGTTGTGGAACTCACGGAAGAGGAAAAGGCGGAGGCACGTCAGAATGCAGTCCGCAGATACCAAGAGGAGGAACTCCGCAAGTTGCAGAACCGCAACAGACCGTCAGCGAGAAAAGAAACCCACCCCCAACCCTCATTATTTGATTTAGGCTTATGA
- a CDS encoding endonuclease/exonuclease/phosphatase family protein, which translates to MNLKSLIAGLAITAIGCTYCAAAIPLKVMTYNIRYKNDHDKGDNNWEKRKGYVASMINLFSPDIIGLQEVLYPQLLFMEKALACNLYGVGREDGKTEGEYSPVGIRNKSWTVVKKGYFWLSENPNKPGKGWDAACERIATWNVLKNKISGKEIFFMNTHLDHEGKTARHNSALLLLKKINELAGKRPVILCGDFNSIPDDDVIKTITDKNNPSHLRDCRIEAENGILSPGWSYQEFGRIPGKEVLIDYIFVRGNIDVKDYMVCDVKFHGNYPSDHCPVIVNLEIK; encoded by the coding sequence ATGAACTTAAAATCATTGATTGCCGGACTTGCTATCACGGCAATAGGTTGCACTTATTGTGCTGCGGCTATCCCATTGAAAGTGATGACTTATAACATCCGTTATAAAAATGATCATGACAAAGGGGACAATAATTGGGAAAAAAGAAAAGGGTATGTGGCATCTATGATCAATCTTTTTTCGCCCGATATTATAGGTTTGCAAGAAGTTCTCTATCCACAACTATTGTTCATGGAAAAAGCTTTGGCTTGTAATCTGTACGGCGTAGGAAGAGAAGATGGCAAGACTGAGGGAGAATATAGTCCTGTAGGAATAAGAAATAAAAGCTGGACTGTAGTAAAGAAAGGATACTTTTGGCTTTCTGAAAATCCGAATAAACCGGGCAAAGGCTGGGATGCGGCATGTGAAAGAATAGCAACATGGAATGTATTGAAAAATAAGATTAGCGGAAAAGAAATATTCTTCATGAATACTCATCTTGACCACGAGGGCAAAACTGCTAGACACAACTCTGCACTTTTATTGCTCAAAAAGATAAATGAACTCGCAGGCAAAAGACCTGTAATCCTGTGTGGCGATTTCAATTCGATTCCTGATGATGATGTTATCAAAACAATCACTGATAAAAACAATCCATCACACCTGAGAGATTGCAGAATTGAGGCTGAAAACGGGATATTGAGCCCGGGATGGAGTTATCAGGAATTTGGGCGCATACCGGGAAAAGAAGTACTCATAGATTATATTTTTGTTAGAGGAAATATTGACGTAAAAGACTACATGGTATGTGATGTAAAATTTCATGGTAACTACCCTTCTGACCACTGCCCTGTCATCGTCAATCTCGAAATCAAGTAA
- a CDS encoding 2-amino-4-hydroxy-6-hydroxymethyldihydropteridine diphosphokinase, with protein sequence MKHLNTFVMSMGSNENSAMNFLRAKKLLDRWLPNLSYSTPMTSCAYGYPDDANPFKDIIIIGYTSLSRQSLGKRLKEIETLCGRKRNDFKSNAYCKPMPIDIDILIWNGIPVKIKDLHRPYVIKGLHSLGIKQYDKLIEYITMKYA encoded by the coding sequence ATGAAACATCTCAATACATTTGTTATGAGCATGGGGAGTAATGAAAATAGCGCAATGAATTTTTTACGGGCAAAGAAACTTCTGGATCGATGGTTGCCCAATCTCTCCTACTCCACGCCTATGACAAGTTGTGCGTATGGCTACCCTGACGATGCAAATCCATTTAAAGACATTATAATTATAGGGTACACTTCTTTGAGCCGACAGTCCCTTGGTAAAAGACTTAAAGAAATTGAAACTCTTTGTGGCAGAAAACGCAATGACTTTAAGAGTAATGCATACTGTAAACCCATGCCTATCGACATAGATATACTTATATGGAATGGTATACCTGTAAAGATAAAAGATCTGCATAGACCCTATGTAATCAAGGGATTACATAGCTTGGGTATAAAACAATATGACAAACTGATTGAATACATCACAATGAAATATGCCTAA
- a CDS encoding bifunctional 3-deoxy-7-phosphoheptulonate synthase/chorismate mutase type II, with the protein MTFDPLRSVHSTAYPFIVIAGPCSAETENQVMEAARALKRHHIDIFRASLWKPRTKPGGFEGVGSKGIPWLLRVRDELGMKVATEVATRAHVEEIIRANIDIIWIGARTTSSPFAMAEIADALRGHHNITVFIKNPINPDIELWIGAIERLREAGINKIGAIHRGFSTYGQSVYRNPPHWQIPIELKRRYPTLTLIGDPSHITGKRELVAEVCQTSLDMHYDGLIVESHCHPAEAQSDSRQQITPDELGDILTQLKVHKRGDDNSFLLEAWRKQIDQIDEQLIELLSDRMVLAEMIGDFKANHNLCIVQPPRYKDMLEKRMAKGGSTGLDASFIKDIFSTIHEQSVLIQQSKKK; encoded by the coding sequence ATGACATTTGATCCCTTAAGATCAGTTCATTCGACAGCATACCCCTTTATCGTTATAGCCGGGCCTTGCAGTGCCGAGACAGAAAACCAAGTAATGGAAGCCGCCCGTGCACTCAAACGCCATCATATCGATATCTTTCGAGCCAGTTTATGGAAACCCCGAACCAAGCCGGGAGGATTTGAAGGCGTAGGTAGTAAAGGTATTCCATGGCTATTGAGAGTACGAGATGAATTGGGAATGAAAGTGGCTACAGAGGTCGCTACCCGAGCACATGTAGAAGAAATCATCCGTGCTAACATTGATATTATATGGATAGGAGCTCGCACTACTTCGAGCCCTTTTGCCATGGCAGAGATTGCAGATGCACTAAGGGGACATCATAATATCACTGTGTTCATAAAGAACCCTATCAATCCTGACATAGAATTATGGATAGGAGCCATAGAACGCCTCAGGGAGGCAGGCATCAACAAAATAGGAGCTATTCACAGGGGGTTCAGTACCTATGGGCAAAGTGTCTACCGAAATCCTCCTCACTGGCAAATACCTATTGAACTGAAAAGACGCTACCCAACCCTCACTCTTATAGGAGATCCAAGCCATATTACAGGAAAAAGAGAGCTGGTAGCAGAAGTATGCCAAACTTCACTTGACATGCACTATGACGGACTTATCGTAGAGTCGCACTGCCATCCTGCAGAAGCCCAAAGTGATAGTCGCCAACAGATAACACCTGATGAGTTGGGTGATATACTTACACAACTCAAAGTCCATAAACGTGGTGATGATAATAGCTTTCTGCTCGAGGCTTGGCGAAAGCAAATAGATCAAATAGATGAACAACTCATAGAGTTATTGTCTGACAGGATGGTATTGGCAGAAATGATAGGGGACTTTAAGGCTAATCATAATTTATGTATTGTACAGCCTCCTCGCTACAAAGACATGTTGGAAAAAAGAATGGCCAAAGGGGGCTCTACCGGTCTTGATGCCTCTTTCATCAAAGATATCTTTAGTACTATACATGAGCAATCGGTGCTGATACAACAAAGTAAAAAGAAATGA
- a CDS encoding DUF7033 domain-containing protein: MVSGEVISYVINFIVGAPLGNKRMPDSIIGYTSDEEKISQYPIIIKPSGFFELGIYGSPASYPITPLSSWHGIPLLYGEEKEEIYIDQKGVSHLIIHADIIASAYFLISRYEEMFKRNERDHLGRFPGKSSLPFNQEFIHRPIADEYGKALRSILADAGFKFTPPTQPLFSGVNFLHSINRMYEYTGVKDFLKLLFIERKPPLKAFHLTFSNKKKDPFYTFPRFVDWENDIRKTCTSLQNIKTLFFLKTPGARKEDRPHYKLTNIRMRNFWTIVRKNKVKIGLLCNYSICLYPDQVKYARKYLYYFTRFGINISMNYELCAREPEDMVSVLNSGIKHEFSLGYYDVPGFRLGTSRPVKFINPNTGILYDLIQHPLCIYDKSITQDLKDDYDNAHQKCIEILNNIAANNGELNIHFSNEYLSKDVHPLHSRLYRDLLRHIAELEENYIINNNQ; this comes from the coding sequence ATGGTCAGTGGTGAAGTCATTTCTTATGTAATAAATTTTATAGTAGGTGCCCCATTAGGAAACAAACGGATGCCTGATAGTATCATTGGCTATACCTCAGATGAAGAAAAGATATCTCAATACCCCATTATCATAAAACCATCTGGTTTTTTCGAATTGGGGATTTACGGTAGCCCTGCTTCATACCCCATAACTCCCCTATCGAGCTGGCATGGGATACCACTGCTGTATGGAGAGGAGAAAGAAGAGATTTACATAGATCAAAAAGGTGTATCACACCTTATAATTCATGCTGACATAATAGCCTCGGCTTATTTCCTCATAAGTAGGTATGAAGAGATGTTCAAGAGGAATGAGCGTGACCATCTGGGGCGGTTCCCGGGGAAAAGCAGCCTGCCATTCAATCAAGAATTCATCCACAGACCTATCGCAGACGAATATGGCAAAGCTCTAAGATCAATATTGGCCGATGCAGGTTTTAAATTCACACCTCCTACTCAACCTCTATTTTCAGGAGTCAATTTTCTCCACAGCATCAACCGAATGTATGAATATACAGGTGTAAAAGATTTCTTGAAACTTCTGTTCATAGAGCGAAAGCCCCCACTCAAAGCTTTTCATCTTACTTTTTCCAATAAGAAAAAAGATCCGTTTTACACTTTTCCTAGATTTGTCGATTGGGAGAATGATATACGTAAGACCTGTACAAGTCTTCAAAATATCAAAACCCTTTTTTTCCTCAAAACACCCGGGGCAAGGAAGGAAGATCGTCCACATTATAAACTAACTAACATAAGGATGCGCAACTTCTGGACGATTGTAAGGAAAAATAAGGTAAAGATAGGCTTACTCTGCAATTACTCTATTTGCCTCTATCCGGATCAAGTGAAGTATGCTCGCAAATATCTTTATTATTTTACCCGATTCGGTATCAATATCAGTATGAACTATGAGTTATGTGCCCGCGAACCGGAAGATATGGTATCTGTACTCAACTCAGGCATAAAGCATGAATTTTCATTGGGGTACTATGATGTACCTGGCTTCCGTCTAGGGACTTCGCGCCCCGTAAAATTTATAAATCCTAATACAGGGATCCTGTATGATCTCATACAACATCCACTTTGTATCTATGACAAGAGCATCACACAAGATCTAAAAGATGACTATGACAATGCTCACCAGAAATGTATAGAGATATTGAATAATATTGCAGCCAACAACGGTGAGCTAAACATACATTTCAGTAACGAATACCTATCCAAAGATGTACACCCTTTGCACTCCCGTCTATATCGTGACTTACTCAGGCATATAGCGGAACTCGAAGAAAACTATATTATAAATAATAATCAATAG
- a CDS encoding IS5 family transposase, with product MIRPTQTVQSLFSSLDDLLNQQHPLYKLSHKIDWKRFEEDFSSLYCPDNGRPGKPIRLMCGLLILKHLRNISDESVVEQWSENAYFQYFCGMQEFTPSFPCNASELVHFRKRIGERGIELILAESIRVNDDKNEKDHHDTAFIDSTVQEKNVTYPTDAKLHKKIVGKVLKIVRALNLPIRQSYTFVLKRIYRDQRFRNHPKNRKKALKADKRLRTIAGRLVRELKRNLGNNREYDKLISLFERILSQRRNSTQKIYSIHEPDVQCISKGKEHKKYEFGNKVSIIRSMTGVILGASSFRNEYDGHTIEQSLDQVKRLTGERIKKLAGDRGYRGKKEINGTQILIPDTPKAKDSYYQRKKKHRLFCKRAGIEPTIGHLKSDYRLGRNFYKGLFGDAINVMLAAAAYNFKRAMKLLLYLINKISETLPMERISLKCAF from the coding sequence ATGATACGCCCTACTCAAACAGTTCAATCTCTATTCTCTTCGCTGGACGATTTGCTTAACCAGCAACATCCTCTGTATAAACTTTCCCATAAAATCGATTGGAAAAGGTTCGAAGAGGATTTTTCTTCCTTGTATTGCCCTGACAATGGTCGTCCCGGTAAGCCTATTCGTTTAATGTGTGGTCTTTTAATTCTGAAGCATTTGCGTAATATTTCAGATGAATCTGTTGTAGAACAATGGAGTGAGAACGCTTATTTTCAATATTTTTGTGGCATGCAGGAGTTTACTCCTTCCTTTCCCTGCAATGCCTCGGAACTGGTTCACTTCCGCAAACGTATCGGCGAAAGAGGGATAGAGCTTATTCTTGCAGAAAGTATTCGTGTGAATGATGACAAAAATGAGAAGGATCACCACGATACCGCTTTTATAGACTCCACCGTGCAGGAAAAGAATGTGACTTATCCTACAGATGCCAAGTTGCATAAGAAGATAGTAGGCAAGGTTCTCAAAATCGTAAGGGCTCTCAATCTACCCATTCGTCAAAGCTATACTTTCGTATTGAAAAGAATTTATCGGGATCAACGTTTTCGCAACCATCCCAAGAACCGTAAGAAAGCTCTTAAAGCGGATAAACGGTTACGAACAATAGCGGGACGTTTGGTTCGGGAACTTAAACGAAACCTGGGTAATAACAGGGAGTACGACAAACTCATTTCCCTCTTTGAAAGGATTCTTTCGCAACGGCGTAATTCCACTCAAAAGATTTATTCTATTCATGAACCGGATGTTCAATGCATCAGTAAAGGTAAGGAGCACAAAAAATATGAGTTTGGAAACAAAGTCTCGATTATACGCTCCATGACGGGAGTGATTTTGGGAGCCTCTTCTTTCCGTAATGAGTACGACGGACATACCATAGAGCAAAGCCTCGATCAGGTGAAGAGACTCACGGGAGAAAGGATTAAGAAACTGGCCGGAGATAGAGGTTACCGTGGGAAAAAAGAAATAAACGGTACGCAAATATTGATTCCTGACACTCCAAAAGCTAAAGACAGTTATTATCAACGTAAAAAGAAGCATCGACTTTTCTGCAAGCGTGCAGGAATAGAACCAACTATCGGACATTTGAAGTCAGATTATCGCTTAGGACGTAACTTTTACAAAGGGCTCTTCGGGGATGCTATCAATGTAATGTTAGCTGCTGCTGCATATAACTTCAAAAGAGCCATGAAGCTTCTTTTGTACCTAATAAACAAAATCAGCGAAACACTCCCAATGGAGAGGATTTCGCTGAAATGTGCTTTTTAA
- a CDS encoding IS982 family transposase — MKTNIVEIFCLTDDFSKLFDTLIQQRTLCEGNKKRRNRKFRMSDAEIMTILILFHHSRYRDFKSFYLQYITQQCHSDFPSLVSYNRFVELQSKVAFKLISFLNMCCLGECTGISFIDSTPLRTCHIKRAHGHKTMKGWAQKGKCSMGWFYGFKLHIVINDRGEIIQYQITPGNTDDRAPLKGGTFTKKLFGKLVADRGYISQSLFDKLFIDDIHMITKIKKNMKNTLMSLYDRILLRKRALVETVNDLLKNVCQIEHTRHRSVNNFAINLIAGIIAYNLLPKKPELNLEIIHNPSTHLVHHA; from the coding sequence ATGAAAACAAATATAGTTGAAATTTTCTGTCTTACCGATGATTTTTCCAAACTTTTCGATACCTTGATTCAGCAAAGAACCCTTTGCGAAGGAAACAAAAAGCGAAGAAATCGCAAGTTTAGGATGTCCGATGCTGAAATCATGACTATTCTGATTCTTTTCCATCATTCGAGGTATCGCGATTTTAAGTCCTTTTATCTTCAATATATTACGCAACAATGTCATTCGGATTTTCCTTCGTTGGTCTCTTACAATCGTTTTGTGGAATTACAAAGCAAGGTGGCATTCAAACTAATTTCATTTCTCAATATGTGTTGTCTGGGCGAATGCACCGGTATCTCATTCATTGATTCCACACCTTTACGCACCTGCCATATCAAGCGGGCACACGGGCATAAGACCATGAAAGGATGGGCCCAAAAGGGCAAATGCAGTATGGGATGGTTCTATGGTTTCAAACTACATATTGTGATTAACGACCGGGGTGAAATCATTCAATATCAAATCACACCGGGGAATACGGATGACCGTGCTCCACTTAAAGGCGGAACCTTCACGAAGAAACTATTCGGCAAACTTGTTGCCGACAGAGGATACATCTCACAAAGTCTTTTCGATAAGCTCTTCATTGACGACATACACATGATTACGAAGATAAAGAAAAACATGAAAAACACTCTGATGAGCCTGTATGATAGGATATTACTCAGAAAAAGAGCACTTGTGGAAACCGTTAATGATCTACTCAAAAACGTTTGTCAAATAGAGCATACACGACATAGAAGCGTCAATAATTTCGCCATTAATTTGATTGCCGGCATAATTGCCTACAATCTGCTACCCAAAAAGCCGGAATTAAACCTCGAAATCATACACAATCCATCAACCCACTTAGTACACCACGCTTAG
- a CDS encoding enoyl-ACP reductase FabI: MSHNLLAGKRGIIFGALNDQSIAWKVAERAVEEGAIITLSNTAVAVRMGQVNGLAEKLDVEVIPADATSVEDLEQVFAKSVEILGGKIDFVLHSIGMSPNVRKGRTYDDLDYKMLNTTLDISAISFHKMLQVAKKQDAIAQGGSVVALTYIAAQRTFLGYGDMADAKSLLESITRSFGYYYGREKGVRINTVSQSPTVTTAGSGVKGMSDLLDFAEDLSPLGNANADDCADYCITLFSDLTRKITMQNLFNDGGFSSMGMSLEAIENFARGRENKK; the protein is encoded by the coding sequence ATGAGTCATAATTTATTAGCAGGCAAAAGAGGTATTATCTTTGGAGCGCTCAATGACCAGTCTATCGCTTGGAAAGTTGCTGAACGAGCTGTAGAAGAAGGAGCTATCATTACACTGAGTAATACCGCAGTAGCCGTTCGCATGGGACAAGTAAACGGGTTGGCTGAAAAGTTGGACGTAGAGGTGATCCCGGCAGATGCAACAAGTGTGGAAGATTTAGAACAAGTTTTTGCAAAATCAGTAGAGATCCTTGGTGGCAAAATTGATTTTGTACTACACTCCATAGGCATGAGCCCCAATGTAAGAAAAGGACGCACATATGATGATCTGGATTACAAAATGCTCAATACTACACTGGATATATCCGCTATTTCTTTTCACAAAATGCTTCAGGTAGCGAAAAAACAAGACGCCATAGCTCAAGGTGGCTCTGTAGTGGCACTCACTTATATAGCAGCCCAACGCACGTTCCTAGGCTACGGAGATATGGCAGACGCCAAAAGTTTGTTGGAGTCTATAACACGTAGTTTCGGATACTATTATGGCAGAGAAAAAGGCGTACGTATCAATACTGTATCGCAATCCCCTACCGTCACAACGGCAGGAAGTGGTGTCAAAGGCATGAGTGATCTTCTTGACTTTGCTGAAGATCTATCACCTCTGGGCAATGCCAATGCGGATGATTGTGCAGATTACTGTATCACTCTATTCAGTGATCTTACTCGGAAAATTACGATGCAAAATCTTTTCAATGACGGAGGGTTTAGTAGTATGGGTATGAGTCTCGAAGCTATTGAAAACTTTGCTCGTGGGAGAGAAAACAAGAAGTAA